Proteins encoded by one window of Melospiza melodia melodia isolate bMelMel2 chromosome 9, bMelMel2.pri, whole genome shotgun sequence:
- the RHOBTB1 gene encoding rho-related BTB domain-containing protein 1 isoform X2, with translation MWYQEIKHFCPRTPVILVGCQLDLRYADLEAVNRARRPLARPIKRGDILPPERGREVAKELGIPYYETSVFDQFGIKDVFDNAIRAALISRRHLQFWKSHLKKVQKPLLQAPFLPPKAPPPVIKIPECPTLSMNEAGYLLDSPLCADVMFVLQEQDCIFAHKIYLATSSSKFYDLFLMECEESPYLDETQCNKENTSKDVLTSHLETNSDSDEASLKSLDVKIPPPESSESLNVLESECGETNSAARSLSCWGKGFVSVHKEMQVNPVSKRTCPVTVVKMDSSVQAAPFKTVLQFLYTGQLDENEKDLTRLAQIAEILEVFDLRMMVENIMNKEAFMNQEITKAFHVRKANRIKECLCKGTFSDVTFKLDDGSIKAHKPLLICSCEWMSAMFGGSFIESSNSEVALPNINKTSMQAVLDYLYTKQLSSSQELDTLELIALANRFCLPHLIALAEQHAVQELTKASMSGVAIDGEVLSYLELAQFHNANQLAAWCLHYICTNYNSVCSKFRKEIKAKSSDNQEYFERHRWPPVWYLKEEDHYQRVKKEREKEDVALNKHHSKRKWCFWNSSAVVA, from the exons GCCAATAAAAAGGGGAGACATTTTGCCaccagagagagggagagaggttGCCAAGGAACTCGGGATACCCTACTATGAAACCAGTGTATTTGACCAGTTTGGAATTAaagatgtgtttgacaatgcaATTAGAGCTGCCCTGATCTCCAGAAGACACCTGCAATTCTGGAAATCTCATTTGAAGAAGGTCCAAAAACCTTTGCTTCAGGCTCCATTCCTACCTCCAAAAGCCCCTCCTCCAGTTATCAAAATTCCTGAGTGTCCCACGCTGAGCATGAATGAAGCTGGATATTTATTGGACAGCCCGCTGTGTGCAGATGTCATGTTTGTTCTTCAGGAGCAGGACTGCATTTTTGCTCACAAGATTTACCTAGCTACCTCCTCTTCAAAGTTTTATGACCTTTTCTTAATGGAATGTGAGGAAAGTCCATACTTGGATGAAACACAGTGTAATAAAGAAAATACAAGTAAGGATGTTCTGACAAGTCACCTTGAGACAAACAGTGACAGTGACGAGGCATCCCTGAAATCTCTTGATGTTAAAATCCCCCCACCAGAAAGTAGCGAGTCTTTAAACGTGCTTGAATCTGAATGTGGTGAAACAAACTCTGCAGCAAGATCTCTGTCCTGCTGGGGTAAGGGGTTTGTTAGTGTGCACAAGGAAATGCAAGTGAATCCTGTCTCAAAGAGGACGTGTCCTGTAACTGTGGTAAAAATGGATTCCTCTGTGCAGGCTGCACCTTTTAAAACTGTTTTGCAGTTTTTATACACAGGCCAACTGGATGAAAATGAAAAAGACCTCACCAGACTGGCTCAGATTGCTGAAATCTTGGAAGTCTTTGACTTGAGAATGATGGTGGAGAATATTATGAATAAAGAAGCCTTCATGAATCAAGAGATTACTAAAGCATTTCATGTCAGGAAAGCTAATCGGATAAAAGAGTGCCTTTGCAAAGGCACATTTTCTG ATGTGACATTTAAATTGGACGATGGAAGCATCAAGGCCCACAAGCCACTGCTGATCTGCAGCTGTGAGTGGATGTCTGCTATGTTTGGAGGATCATTCATTGAAAGCTCCAACAGTGAG GTAGCTCTGCCCAACATAAACAAGACCTCCATGCAAGCAGTTTTAGATTACTTGTATACCAAGCAACTGTCCTCCAGTCAGGAACTGGACACCCTTGAGTTAATTGCATTGGCAAATAGGTTTTGCCTTCCTCACCTGATTGCTCTAGCAG AGCAGCATGCCGTGCAAGAGCTGACAAAGGCCTCCATGAGTGGCGTTGCAATAGATGGAGAAGTCCTCTCCTATTTGGAACTGGCACAG TTTCACAATGCTAACCAGCTGGCAGCTTGGTGCTTGCACTACATCTGCACCAATTACAACAGCGTTTGCTCCAAGTTCCGCAAGGAAATCAAAGCTAAATCTTCAG ATAATCAAGAATATTTTGAGAGGCATCGGTGGCCGCCCGTGTGGTATTTGAAGGAAGAAGATCACTACCAGCGAGttaaaaaggagagggaaaaggaagATGTTGCACTGAACAAACATCATTCAAAGCGGAAGTGGTGCTTCTGGAATTCCTCTGCTGTAGTTGCCTGA